Proteins from a genomic interval of Xylocopa sonorina isolate GNS202 chromosome 6, iyXylSono1_principal, whole genome shotgun sequence:
- the Fz2 gene encoding frizzled 2: MGLVRRTRLLRSETMARVLPLLLLAVLPNARLESAISPVSNVGSVSSGSASSSSSASSSSMVGVAAGGGSASGSMVGSGNSVVGGGNSGVGHSSLGGGAGNGNGRCEEITIPMCRGIGYNLTAMPNELNHDNQEEAGLEVHQFWPLVEIKCSPDLKFFLCSMYTPICLPEYTKPLPACRSVCERARAGCAPLMQQYGFSWPERMACERLPVHGDQENLCMEQDNHTSSTGYGSGNGGAASSAPLPAAAPPRPTRPSKTSQQQRCKPGKNQKNCQHPPGERARDCACRCRAPLVPLGAGGTVIPVPISGSNTGNIGSGAGLASMAVSGVIPVPPISIARNIIQDIAGVPNCALPCHGAFLNQEERGFAAVWLALWSGLCAASTLVTVITFLIDTQRFKYPERPIVFLSACYFVVSIGYLSRSVFGHEEIACDGPALKSGAQGPGACVTVFLMIYFFGMASSVWWVILAFTWFLAAGLKWGNEAIAAYSQYFHLAAWLAPTVQTVWAYVAGGVAGDPVAGVCTVAPDGIRSFILVPLFVYLLLGTSFLLAGFVSLFKIRSVIKRQPGAKADKLEKLMIRIGVFSVLYTLPAGVVLACHIYETALRNEWLGSLACPCRPRAKPLYSVLMLKYFMALAVGITSGVWIWSGKTVDSWKRLWRRLFGGGSGGGGHGGGGAGMVAGVTGVSGGIGSTSIKGVVGRVGVPYPPAPGPGSALLPPGSVASASQHHLHHHVLKQPPLSHV, from the coding sequence ATGGGACTCGTTCGACGGACGAGACTGCTTCGAAGCGAAACGATGGCGCGCGTCTTGCCATTACTGCTGCTCGCAGTATTGCCGAACGCTCGATTAGAATCAGCGATCAGTCCAGTGAGCAACGTGGGCTCGGTGTCGAGCGGCTCCgcgtcctcctcttcttctgccTCCTCGTCGTCGATGGTGGGCGTCGCGGCTGGCGGCGGCTCGGCCTCTGGGAGCATGGTCGGGTCCGGGAACAGCGTGGTCGGCGGTGGGAACAGCGGCGTTGGACACTCGTCCCTTGGCGGCGGTGCCGGTAACGGGAACGGCAGATGCGAGGAGATCACGATCCCAATGTGTCGCGGGATCGGGTACAACCTGACGGCGATGCCAAACGAGCTGAACCACGACAACCAGGAGGAGGCCGGGCTGGAGGTTCACCAGTTCTGGCCGTTGGTCGAGATCAAGTGCTCTCCGGACCTGAAGTTCTTCCTCTGCTCGATGTACACGCCGATCTGTCTACCAGAGTACACGAAACCGTTGCCAGCTTGCAGGAGCGTTTGCGAGAGAGCGCGAGCCGGCTGCGCGCCGTTGATGCAGCAGTACGGATTCTCCTGGCCGGAGAGGATGGCCTGCGAGAGACTACCGGTTCACGGTGACCAGGAGAATCTCTGCATGGAGCAGGACAATCACACGAGCAGCACCGGATACGGTTCCGGGAACGGAGGAGCCGCGAGTAGCGCACCGTTGCCAGCAGCGGCCCCGCCACGGCCCACCAGGCCCTCGAAGACCAGCCAACAGCAACGGTGCAAGCCAGGCAAGAACCAAAAAAACTGCCAGCATCCCCCGGGGGAAAGGGCGAGGGATTGCGCGTGCCGGTGCAGGGCACCCCTCGTACCCCTGGGGGCGGGGGGCACGGTCATTCCGGTGCCGATAAGCGGCAGCAACACCGGCAACATCGGCAGCGGGGCTGGTCTGGCAAGCATGGCCGTAAGTGGGGTAATACCGGTGCCGCCGATAAGCATCGCGCGGAACATCATCCAGGACATTGCCGGGGTACCGAACTGCGCGCTACCGTGCCACGGGGCGTTTCTCAACCAAGAAGAGCGAGGGTTCGCGGCCGTATGGCTGGCGCTGTGGAGCGGCCTGTGCGCCGCAAGCACGCTCGTGACCGTCATCACGTTTCTGATCGACACCCAGCGCTTCAAGTATCCTGAGAGGCCGATAGTGTTCCTGTCGGCGTGCTACTTCGTCGTGTCGATCGGGTATCTCTCGAGGAGCGTGTTCGGCCACGAGGAGATCGCCTGCGACGGTCCAGCGTTGAAGTCCGGGGCGCAGGGTCCGGGAGCGTGCGTCACGGTCTTTCTGATGATCTACTTCTTCGGGATGGCCTCGTCCGTCTGGTGGGTGATCCTCGCGTTCACCTGGTTCCTCGCGGCCGGGCTGAAATGGGGCAACGAGGCGATCGCCGCGTACTCGCAGTACTTCCATCTGGCGGCTTGGCTGGCGCCAACGGTGCAGACGGTATGGGCGTACGTGGCGGGCGGAGTGGCTGGGGATCCGGTCGCGGGGGTCTGCACCGTCGCACCGGACGGCATACGATCGTTCATCCTGGTACCGTTGTTCGTCTACCTTCTGCTGGGTACCAGCTTCCTGCTGGCCGGGTTCGTCAGCCTGTTCAAGATCCGATCGGTGATCAAACGACAGCCGGGCGCGAAGGCGGACAAACTGGAGAAACTGATGATACGCATAGGCGTGTTCAGCGTTCTGTACACCCTGCCGGCCGGAGTGGTGTTGGCCTGTCACATATACGAGACGGCGTTAAGAAACGAGTGGCTCGGTTCGCTGGCATGCCCCTGCCGACCGAGGGCGAAACCTTTGTACTCCGTCCTGATGCTCAAGTACTTCATGGCTCTCGCGGTCGGCATCACGTCCGGCGTGTGGATCTGGAGCGGGAAAACCGTCGATTCGTGGAAACGTCTGTGGAGGCGCTTGTTCGGCGGCGGGAGCGGCGGAGGCGGTCACGGAGGCGGTGGCGCCGGTATGGTAGCAGGCGTGACAGGCGTCAGCGGTGGCATCGGCAGCACCAGCATCAAGGGCGTCGTAGGACGTGTAGGAGTCCCGTATCCACCGGCACCGGGACCAGGGAGCGCTCTGCTCCCTCCAGGCAGCGTGGCCAGCGCCTCCCAACACCATCTCCATCATCACGTCCTCAAGCAACCCCCTCTGTCGCACGTATGA